One part of the Bacillota bacterium genome encodes these proteins:
- a CDS encoding radical SAM protein, with product MKEFALSHPFILALALNNYDPFLNPGKVGILSESAYDQVFAYLKTNPPQGVLVLTGGEPFVDLRLKEILSLARSMRWPVSVDTWGGFLEQPSSLNLIQQIRLRLFSLNPEKHDQIAGEKDNFQKIMVFARWLAENYNQEKILVFPVCRENTEEIADILSWCAKHNFKANIFIVPRHHKYALEFTSFQQIIKKLGNLPLRELIIDIPLLGLSGFPNLCPGGRLAMFIGPEGEVKPCPYFPLPLSHLKEGVLKAWVCLQAKLTELNKGCACCRYFSLCGGGCLANKTGAGKDYYCPLQ from the coding sequence GTGAAAGAATTCGCTTTAAGCCACCCCTTTATCCTTGCCCTGGCTTTAAACAATTACGACCCGTTCCTTAATCCAGGAAAAGTAGGCATTTTAAGCGAATCAGCTTACGACCAGGTCTTTGCTTACCTTAAGACAAACCCACCCCAGGGTGTGCTCGTTTTAACAGGCGGAGAGCCTTTTGTGGATTTGCGCTTAAAGGAAATTCTTTCCCTGGCGCGAAGCATGAGGTGGCCGGTTTCTGTAGATACCTGGGGCGGCTTTTTGGAGCAGCCTTCATCTTTAAATCTAATTCAGCAGATCCGCCTGCGTCTTTTTTCTTTAAATCCAGAAAAACATGATCAGATCGCAGGTGAAAAAGATAATTTTCAGAAAATAATGGTTTTTGCCCGCTGGCTGGCTGAAAATTATAACCAGGAGAAAATCCTGGTCTTCCCGGTTTGCCGGGAAAACACGGAAGAAATAGCTGATATTTTAAGCTGGTGCGCCAAACATAATTTTAAAGCCAATATTTTTATTGTTCCCCGGCACCATAAATATGCTCTCGAGTTTACGTCTTTCCAACAGATAATCAAAAAGCTGGGAAATTTACCCTTACGTGAGCTGATCATAGACATCCCCCTGTTAGGCCTGTCCGGCTTTCCCAACCTTTGCCCTGGGGGAAGGCTGGCCATGTTTATTGGCCCGGAAGGGGAAGTAAAACCCTGCCCCTACTTTCCCCTCCCGCTTAGCCACCTCAAAGAAGGCGTTTTAAAAGCCTGGGTTTGCTTGCAGGCAAAGCTTACGGAATTAAATAAAGGCTGTGCTTG
- a CDS encoding radical SAM protein: MSLGLHLVTLEITGRCNLSCSHCYRGSELPEDFSDFNLLLGYLAKVKPHFITVSGGEPLVLENIFELAKELKKVCRKLLLTTNGTLVREFPREYFKIFDEVQISLDGDESTHDKIRGRGVFEKAVSAACYLKEIVPVSFLCTVNADNHHKLDAFVQIAKENGAVAKIARMCGFGKNNLAPLTDPSIWKDVLLKAFHAGLPNDDPLNFWFNEKKKKSVKPNKIAGGCTAGIAGVAISPEMDVYPCVKLRIPAGNLKNQSLREIWLNSPLFITLRNWHNLKGKCSGCEYISICRGCRADAWARSKDYLAADPLCWLEGGGR; the protein is encoded by the coding sequence ATGAGTTTAGGTCTTCATCTGGTAACTTTAGAAATCACCGGCAGGTGCAACCTATCCTGCAGCCACTGCTACCGGGGAAGTGAACTTCCAGAAGACTTTAGTGATTTTAATTTGCTTTTGGGCTACCTTGCTAAAGTAAAGCCACATTTCATTACTGTTTCCGGGGGAGAACCTTTGGTTTTGGAGAACATTTTTGAGTTAGCTAAAGAACTTAAAAAAGTGTGCCGGAAGCTTTTGCTTACTACCAACGGCACTTTAGTCCGGGAATTTCCGAGGGAATATTTTAAGATTTTTGACGAAGTACAGATAAGCTTAGACGGCGATGAATCAACTCACGATAAGATAAGAGGAAGAGGGGTTTTCGAAAAGGCGGTTAGCGCTGCCTGCTATTTGAAAGAAATTGTGCCGGTTTCTTTTCTCTGTACAGTAAATGCAGACAACCACCATAAGCTGGATGCCTTTGTCCAAATAGCCAAAGAAAATGGCGCTGTAGCCAAGATTGCCCGCATGTGCGGTTTTGGAAAAAATAACCTGGCTCCTTTAACTGACCCTTCTATTTGGAAAGACGTGTTGTTAAAAGCTTTTCACGCTGGCCTCCCCAACGATGACCCTTTAAATTTCTGGTTTAACGAAAAAAAGAAAAAATCTGTAAAACCCAACAAAATAGCCGGCGGCTGCACTGCCGGTATTGCCGGGGTGGCCATTTCACCTGAAATGGACGTTTACCCTTGTGTAAAGCTAAGGATTCCCGCTGGAAATCTTAAAAACCAAAGTTTAAGAGAAATCTGGCTAAATTCACCATTATTTATAACCTTGCGCAACTGGCATAACTTAAAAGGAAAATGCTCCGGCTGTGAATACATTAGCATCTGCCGGGGGTGCCGGGCCGATGCCTGGGCGCGCTCAAAGGATTACCTGGCCGCTGACCCCTTATGCTGGCTGGAAGGTGGGGGCCGGTGA
- a CDS encoding PqqD family protein produces MQRQEGDRLVLYRGHQLFVLGSYSAEIWHLCDGQHTIKDMAEIVVNKYNVARERAMEEITGFLNQLMEKNLIVI; encoded by the coding sequence ATGCAGCGCCAGGAGGGGGACAGGCTTGTACTTTATCGGGGGCACCAGCTTTTTGTTTTAGGAAGCTATTCGGCAGAAATATGGCATTTATGTGACGGCCAGCACACAATAAAGGATATGGCTGAAATAGTAGTTAACAAATATAACGTTGCCAGGGAAAGAGCTATGGAAGAGATAACCGGTTTTCTTAATCAATTAATGGAAAAAAACCTAATTGTTATATAA
- a CDS encoding radical SAM protein: MSIELTTRCNLDCPHCLAEASKEGKSIPYDRILSLVDEAQLIGVRILDLGGGEPLLYDGFFDLCEYILSKGLKLSFVTNGLLIPTRINSLRRILKKYDDLLGVGVSLDGPSPELHGYFRPKETFDSAIEAIIMLRESGAKVSVSCVLNKENIKVIPEFLSFLSALNISDVRFLPFMPLGRGAKFKSEVLSSRAIYDFLQQKHSWNKIFKGNIGFQMPWEFLFLPPKKRQAGPCEAGYTRLWINSHGDVTPCAYMIDVIIGNIYHDSISKIWHDSFVLKKLRDPTLLKGPCATCAYRDGCRGGCRGLAYFLEGDYLCSDPYCPIVVQGKETQA; this comes from the coding sequence TTGTCCATAGAGCTTACAACACGTTGTAATCTTGATTGTCCACACTGTCTAGCTGAAGCAAGCAAAGAAGGCAAGAGTATACCCTATGATAGAATACTATCACTCGTAGATGAAGCTCAGCTTATAGGCGTAAGGATATTGGATTTAGGAGGCGGTGAACCACTTCTTTACGATGGTTTTTTCGACTTATGCGAGTACATATTGTCGAAAGGGTTAAAGTTGTCTTTTGTTACAAACGGTTTGCTTATACCAACTAGGATTAATTCATTGCGGAGAATTTTAAAAAAATATGATGACTTGTTGGGAGTAGGGGTCAGTTTAGACGGCCCTTCACCAGAACTCCATGGTTATTTTCGGCCCAAAGAAACCTTTGATTCTGCAATTGAGGCAATTATTATGTTGCGTGAATCAGGCGCCAAAGTTTCTGTTTCATGTGTCCTAAATAAAGAAAATATCAAGGTAATTCCAGAATTTTTAAGTTTCCTTTCTGCACTTAATATTTCAGATGTAAGATTCCTACCATTTATGCCTTTAGGCAGAGGTGCTAAGTTTAAGAGCGAGGTTCTTTCTTCTAGAGCAATATATGATTTTCTTCAGCAAAAGCATTCATGGAACAAAATATTTAAAGGTAACATAGGCTTTCAAATGCCCTGGGAATTTCTTTTTCTTCCCCCTAAAAAACGCCAGGCTGGGCCATGTGAAGCAGGATACACGCGCCTTTGGATAAATTCCCATGGAGATGTAACGCCTTGCGCATATATGATAGACGTTATTATAGGCAATATCTATCATGATTCTATAAGCAAAATTTGGCATGACTCGTTTGTATTAAAGAAACTGCGCGACCCCACCTTGCTTAAAGGCCCCTGTGCCACCTGTGCTTACCGTGACGGCTGCCGGGGAGGCTGCCGGGGCCTAGCTTATTTTCTGGAGGGTGATTATTTATGTTCGGATCCTTACTGCCCGATTGTTGTCCAAGGCAAAGAGACACAGGCTTAA